A genomic window from Tolypothrix sp. PCC 7910 includes:
- the trpS gene encoding tryptophan--tRNA ligase — MGKQRVLSGVQPTGNLHLGNYLGAIRNWVEAQSDYDNYLFVADLHAITVPHDPKELASNTYTLVALYLACGLDLNHSTIFVQSHVSAHSELTWLLNCITPLNWLQDMIQFKEKAVKQGENVGVGLLDYPVLMSADILLYQADFVPVGEDQKQHLELTRDIVNRFNHLFATPDQPVLKLPAPLIRKEGARVMSLTDGTRKMSKSDPSELSRINLLDTPEQIANKIKRCKTDPVRGLTFDDPERPECNNLLTLYMLLSGKNKAEVAAECENMGWGQFKPLLTETAIAALKPIQEKYQAVMADKGYLESVLRDGRQKAQAVANQTLAEVKAALGYSVPL, encoded by the coding sequence ATGGGCAAGCAGCGCGTTCTGTCGGGAGTTCAACCAACCGGAAATTTGCATTTAGGCAACTATTTGGGAGCAATTCGTAATTGGGTAGAAGCCCAAAGTGATTACGACAATTACCTTTTCGTCGCTGATTTGCACGCAATCACTGTGCCACACGACCCTAAGGAGTTGGCATCTAATACCTATACTCTTGTGGCTCTCTATTTAGCTTGTGGTCTAGATTTAAATCATTCCACTATCTTTGTACAGTCTCACGTCTCGGCACACAGCGAACTTACCTGGTTGCTCAACTGCATTACACCCCTCAACTGGCTGCAAGACATGATCCAGTTTAAGGAAAAGGCTGTAAAACAAGGGGAAAATGTTGGTGTCGGCTTGTTGGATTACCCTGTGCTGATGTCTGCTGATATTTTGCTGTACCAAGCAGATTTTGTTCCTGTGGGTGAAGACCAAAAGCAACATTTAGAATTGACGCGGGATATTGTGAATCGCTTTAATCACTTATTTGCCACACCGGATCAACCAGTGTTAAAGCTACCAGCACCTTTGATCCGCAAAGAAGGTGCAAGGGTGATGAGTTTGACCGATGGTACCCGTAAAATGTCCAAGTCTGATCCATCAGAATTAAGCCGGATTAACTTGTTAGATACACCAGAGCAAATCGCCAATAAAATTAAGCGTTGTAAAACCGATCCAGTTCGGGGCTTAACTTTTGACGATCCAGAGCGTCCAGAGTGTAATAACTTGTTAACTTTATATATGCTGTTGTCTGGTAAAAATAAAGCAGAGGTAGCGGCAGAATGCGAGAATATGGGTTGGGGACAATTTAAGCCTTTGTTAACAGAAACAGCGATCGCAGCTCTCAAACCGATTCAAGAGAAATATCAGGCGGTAATGGCAGACAAAGGCTATTTAGAATCTGTATTGCGAGATGGCCGCCAAAAAGCCCAAGCAGTTGCCAACCAAACCCTAGCAGAAGTCAAAGCGGCTTTGGGCTATTCTGTTCCTCTTTAA
- a CDS encoding AAA family ATPase, which translates to MPFNPELCRNESEVESKLIVQYLLPELGYTADTWHQEVVFGSIRLDFLAFAAQVIPFVLDANSPLSVVMEAKHPKQNLNNHVPRLRHYLTSLNVHYGLLTNGKEIRIYEKFQYDIRLVFCCSGREVETKLKEIHNLIGRNSLQARHIIDNLQIQRIENNLINENPKEHFMKIIAVYHNKGGVGKTTTVVNLAAAIRKKGKKVLVIDLDSQANTTFATGLVKFDDEEFDDIKDSNVFHVLQSEDFYSISEVARKSNFSNPEIYVIPAHIDLIRQETELNALDYSRLILLEKLEEVKDKYDVVLIDTPPSLNLYAKIALIAADYLIIPSDLKPFANQGLINVKEFIKSINAYRKQIRKAQIEIIGVLPCKISTNARFVQSTLKNRIEKISSRYGINVMDAVIYEREDLAKCAERIQIVGEIEIADPISVLDFKPDSLSAHEFELLAIEVLKKIGLD; encoded by the coding sequence TTGCCTTTTAATCCTGAACTGTGCCGCAACGAGAGCGAAGTTGAAAGTAAACTCATAGTTCAATATTTGCTACCAGAGCTAGGGTATACTGCTGATACCTGGCATCAAGAAGTTGTTTTTGGTAGTATCCGCTTAGATTTTTTAGCATTTGCAGCACAAGTTATTCCCTTTGTTTTGGATGCAAACTCGCCTCTGAGTGTTGTGATGGAGGCCAAGCATCCTAAACAGAACTTAAATAATCACGTTCCCAGACTTAGGCATTATTTGACAAGCCTAAATGTACACTATGGATTATTAACAAATGGCAAAGAAATTAGAATTTATGAAAAATTTCAATATGATATTAGACTAGTTTTTTGCTGTAGTGGACGAGAAGTAGAAACAAAGCTCAAAGAAATTCACAATTTAATTGGTAGAAATAGTTTACAAGCAAGACACATTATCGATAATTTACAGATTCAAAGAATTGAAAATAATCTAATCAATGAAAACCCAAAGGAGCATTTCATGAAAATAATTGCTGTTTATCATAATAAAGGTGGCGTTGGTAAGACTACAACTGTAGTTAACTTAGCTGCTGCTATCAGAAAAAAAGGTAAGAAAGTACTAGTGATTGATTTAGATAGCCAAGCAAACACTACATTTGCCACAGGTTTAGTTAAATTTGATGATGAAGAGTTTGATGATATAAAAGATTCTAATGTTTTTCATGTATTGCAATCTGAAGATTTTTACTCTATTTCAGAAGTAGCTAGAAAATCTAATTTTAGTAATCCCGAAATTTATGTAATTCCTGCACATATTGATTTAATTAGGCAAGAAACAGAACTAAATGCCCTCGATTATAGCCGACTCATACTACTTGAAAAATTAGAGGAAGTTAAGGACAAATATGATGTTGTACTTATTGATACGCCACCTTCTTTAAACCTATATGCAAAAATTGCCTTGATAGCAGCAGATTATTTAATAATTCCCTCGGATTTAAAACCTTTTGCCAACCAAGGTCTAATAAATGTTAAAGAATTTATCAAAAGTATTAATGCATATAGGAAACAAATAAGAAAGGCTCAAATTGAAATTATAGGAGTCCTCCCTTGCAAAATCTCAACAAATGCTAGGTTTGTACAATCTACATTAAAAAATAGGATAGAAAAAATTTCTAGCCGATATGGGATTAATGTCATGGATGCTGTGATTTATGAAAGAGAAGATTTGGCAAAGTGCGCTGAAAGGATTCAGATTGTTGGAGAAATAGAAATAGCTGATCCTATATCAGTATTAGATTTTAAACCAGACTCCCTATCAGCGCATGAATTTGAGTTATTAGCAATAGAAGTTTTAAAGAAAATAGGATTAGATTAA
- a CDS encoding S8 family serine peptidase, protein MENIDNNASSTTKDDVVSSEIETAAQEEGINPDAKRPNDPSYNRQWGLEKINAPAAWNYTQGSKSVVVAVVDTGVNYNHPDLAANIWRNTKEIFGNGIDDDNNGYIDDIYGWDFGDNDSDPNENDTTKASYGHGTHVAGILGAVGNNNLGITGVSPNVSIMATKHYRASDSQGYLWDVPKGIKYAVDNGAQIINLSLGSSYNDPAQFEALKYANDKGVLVIASAGNNGRDNDVTPYYPASYDLPNIITVASLDQSDNLAKTSSYGFQSIDIAAPGVDIYSTYPDKTYATWGGTSMAVPYVTGAAALLLAANPKLTVLELRHAILSSVQQVPSLQGKVNTGGYLDLSQLSKFLPKTGTNPDGLTNNAANTSAAEAVRIQAENYQDASDTTPNNEGRVYRSDLGVDIERTADNGGGFNVTGMKAGEWLKYRFEANAGFYNVVFRVAGEGNAQKQLQALIDNQLERSVSFAATGANQVWTDAIAQGVSLSAGSHELRLNVLSDDFNLNYIDLVPTTTAYGGSGNDTISGNADNNTIYGGAGDDSLSGASGNDTIYGNDGNDSIDGGNGDDVLNGENGNDIITSGAGNDTANGGAGNDRINGGPGNDNLNGEGGNDNLIGEAGNDNLNGGSSNDTLTGGAGNDTLIGGNGRDVLTGGDDNDILIGGLNNDTLTGGSGADTFVFNSLSEGTDAIADFSRSEGDKIKIGSSFGTNLSLFSYDNSTGALTFNNGTNPILLATLNNNSLFSIPDDIIVS, encoded by the coding sequence ATGGAAAATATAGATAATAATGCTTCGTCAACTACGAAAGATGATGTCGTCAGCAGCGAAATAGAGACAGCAGCACAGGAAGAGGGAATTAACCCAGATGCTAAAAGGCCAAATGATCCTTCTTATAACCGTCAGTGGGGTTTAGAGAAGATAAATGCACCCGCAGCTTGGAATTATACTCAAGGTAGTAAAAGTGTAGTTGTAGCTGTTGTTGATACAGGTGTGAATTACAACCACCCTGACTTAGCTGCGAATATTTGGAGGAATACCAAAGAAATCTTTGGTAATGGCATTGATGACGATAACAACGGCTATATTGATGACATTTATGGTTGGGATTTTGGTGATAACGACAGCGATCCGAATGAAAATGACACCACTAAAGCCAGTTACGGTCATGGCACTCACGTAGCAGGTATTCTGGGTGCTGTAGGAAACAACAACCTAGGTATCACCGGAGTCAGCCCCAATGTCTCCATCATGGCCACAAAGCATTACCGAGCAAGTGATTCACAAGGGTATTTGTGGGATGTTCCCAAAGGTATCAAATACGCTGTAGACAATGGCGCTCAAATTATCAACCTCAGTTTAGGCTCCAGCTATAATGACCCAGCACAATTTGAGGCTCTGAAGTATGCAAACGATAAAGGTGTTTTAGTCATAGCTTCAGCTGGTAATAATGGTCGCGATAATGATGTGACTCCATACTATCCAGCCAGCTACGATTTGCCTAATATAATTACCGTTGCATCTCTCGATCAAAGCGACAACCTAGCTAAGACCTCGAGCTATGGTTTCCAAAGCATAGATATAGCTGCACCTGGGGTAGATATTTATAGTACTTACCCTGATAAGACATATGCTACATGGGGTGGCACCTCAATGGCTGTTCCCTATGTGACTGGTGCTGCGGCTTTACTTTTGGCGGCTAATCCCAAGCTCACAGTATTAGAACTTAGACATGCGATACTCTCCAGCGTTCAGCAAGTCCCTTCTTTGCAAGGCAAGGTGAATACTGGTGGATACTTAGATTTGTCTCAATTATCAAAATTTCTACCAAAAACAGGAACTAATCCAGATGGTTTAACCAATAATGCGGCTAATACATCTGCTGCAGAAGCAGTTCGGATTCAAGCCGAAAATTATCAAGATGCGTCTGATACTACACCCAATAATGAAGGACGAGTTTATCGCTCAGATTTAGGTGTAGATATTGAGAGGACTGCTGATAATGGTGGTGGCTTTAATGTCACTGGAATGAAAGCCGGAGAATGGTTAAAATATCGTTTCGAGGCCAATGCTGGATTTTATAACGTTGTATTCCGAGTTGCCGGTGAGGGTAACGCTCAAAAGCAACTTCAGGCTTTAATTGACAATCAGCTAGAGCGTTCTGTGAGTTTTGCTGCTACAGGCGCTAATCAAGTATGGACAGATGCGATCGCTCAAGGAGTGAGTTTGAGTGCAGGTAGTCATGAACTGCGCCTCAATGTACTCTCAGATGATTTCAATCTCAACTACATTGACTTGGTTCCCACCACCACAGCTTACGGTGGTAGCGGCAATGACACTATCTCTGGCAATGCTGATAATAATACTATCTATGGCGGCGCTGGTGATGATAGCCTTAGTGGTGCTTCAGGCAACGATACCATTTATGGTAATGATGGCAATGACTCCATTGACGGCGGCAATGGTGACGACGTTCTGAATGGCGAAAATGGTAATGACATCATAACCAGTGGTGCTGGTAATGATACAGCCAATGGCGGCGCTGGCAATGACAGAATCAACGGCGGCCCTGGAAATGACAACCTCAATGGCGAGGGTGGCAATGATAACCTCATTGGTGAAGCAGGTAATGACAACCTCAATGGTGGTTCTAGCAACGATACCCTTACAGGTGGTGCTGGCAATGACACTCTCATAGGAGGTAATGGCAGAGATGTGTTAACAGGCGGTGATGATAATGATATTTTGATAGGCGGTCTGAATAACGACACTCTCACAGGTGGTTCTGGAGCAGATACCTTTGTCTTCAATTCTCTCTCAGAGGGGACAGATGCGATCGCAGATTTTTCTCGTTCAGAAGGAGATAAAATCAAAATTGGTTCTAGCTTTGGCACTAACCTGAGTCTGTTCAGCTATGACAACAGTACAGGCGCTTTGACCTTTAATAATGGAACTAATCCTATTCTGTTGGCTACTCTAAACAATAATTCTCTGTTTAGTATTCCTGACGATATTATTGTTTCATAA
- a CDS encoding glycosyltransferase family 4 protein, with product MTTSSIRTLFITKEVPYPTIAGLSLRIWQNINIMMKFGPVGVFSASNWNPQNTSLPGVAVWKHCNVAIQRSSWEKFATRLWWFYPRRHSDADWAYSKTAAQELDKLLTQFQPDLVVIEEVWLYPYLSLVKSHKCRIIFDNHNIEASLWEQTHRFVQGLKPKLKAKILLQHLKSIESDFISQANQVWVCSKEDASLVLKLYGQKSPTHVVPNGINISHYNYVRSQECRLPQELEDGRQNILFLGQLSYPPNAVAVELLINQIYPRIRERYPDSRLLLVGRKPTQFMLEAAKREPGIIVTGGVPDVRPYLAAANLMVVPLLHGGGTRLKIVEAFAAGCPVVSTTKGAEGIKAQDGEHLLIRNEVEELVEGVCQLLSDLSLAQKLANSAYELVQAEYSWEAVGSKVEQTVQELLPEFASSSLH from the coding sequence GTGACGACTTCCTCAATTCGCACTTTATTCATCACTAAAGAAGTACCTTACCCAACGATCGCCGGATTAAGTTTACGCATTTGGCAAAACATCAATATCATGATGAAGTTTGGCCCTGTTGGCGTTTTTTCAGCTTCTAACTGGAATCCTCAAAATACATCTCTCCCAGGAGTTGCTGTATGGAAACATTGTAACGTTGCTATACAACGTTCAAGCTGGGAAAAGTTTGCAACTCGTTTGTGGTGGTTTTACCCCCGTAGACATTCAGATGCAGATTGGGCTTATTCAAAAACTGCTGCTCAGGAATTAGATAAACTCCTGACACAATTTCAACCAGATTTAGTAGTTATAGAAGAGGTATGGCTGTATCCCTATTTGAGTTTGGTGAAGTCTCATAAATGTCGCATTATCTTCGACAACCATAATATAGAAGCATCTCTGTGGGAGCAAACACACCGTTTTGTTCAAGGGTTAAAGCCAAAGTTAAAAGCTAAAATTCTGCTACAACATCTTAAATCTATAGAAAGCGACTTTATCAGCCAAGCAAACCAAGTATGGGTATGTAGCAAAGAGGATGCCAGCTTAGTTCTCAAGTTGTACGGTCAAAAATCGCCTACTCACGTCGTCCCTAATGGAATTAACATCTCACACTACAATTATGTGCGTTCCCAAGAATGCAGACTTCCACAAGAATTGGAAGATGGACGGCAAAATATACTCTTTCTTGGTCAGCTTTCATATCCACCCAATGCAGTGGCAGTGGAATTACTGATAAACCAAATTTATCCCCGAATACGGGAACGTTACCCAGATAGTCGCTTATTATTAGTAGGGCGCAAACCCACTCAATTTATGCTGGAAGCTGCTAAGCGAGAGCCTGGTATTATTGTTACTGGTGGTGTACCAGATGTTCGTCCCTATTTGGCTGCTGCCAACCTCATGGTTGTACCATTACTTCACGGTGGAGGCACACGCTTGAAAATCGTAGAAGCTTTTGCTGCTGGGTGTCCTGTAGTTAGTACTACCAAGGGGGCTGAGGGAATCAAAGCTCAAGATGGAGAACACTTGCTAATTAGAAACGAAGTGGAAGAGCTAGTTGAGGGTGTGTGCCAACTATTATCTGATCTTTCCTTAGCTCAAAAATTAGCTAATTCTGCCTATGAACTAGTACAGGCAGAATATTCTTGGGAGGCAGTAGGCAGTAAGGTAGAGCAGACTGTCCAAGAGTTACTGCCTGAATTTGCGAGTTCATCTCTTCATTAA
- a CDS encoding ParB N-terminal domain-containing protein encodes MKLSTSLVAVKKITSNKLRSTFADDEIEKAAQLILDSEGVINPIVVRRTSLQSYEVIDGDFEYYAAARAREIDPRKGEMIGVFIIEPENEEALTNQIQIFRQQKSTISEKTNFNSIDFEKFLINLEARFEKITNQVLEQATANVKLENEIKALKKQIANIYEPLKVFNKLGKVEIANKLRNAGFAPKKAEQIAESVENERSKGQFKSLNDVVERVRIPHGKKMNKAISSEKMLEIVDLWSQN; translated from the coding sequence ATGAAGTTATCTACATCACTAGTTGCAGTCAAAAAAATTACATCGAACAAATTGCGCTCGACTTTTGCAGATGATGAAATAGAAAAAGCTGCTCAACTAATTTTAGACTCTGAAGGCGTTATTAATCCCATAGTTGTTCGCAGGACAAGTTTACAATCATACGAAGTAATAGATGGCGACTTTGAGTATTATGCTGCTGCTAGAGCTAGAGAAATAGATCCTCGTAAAGGAGAAATGATTGGAGTATTTATCATTGAGCCTGAGAATGAGGAAGCTTTAACTAATCAAATACAGATTTTCAGGCAGCAGAAATCTACTATCTCTGAGAAGACAAACTTCAACTCAATTGATTTTGAAAAATTCTTAATAAATTTAGAGGCACGTTTTGAAAAAATAACTAATCAAGTGTTAGAACAGGCTACAGCTAATGTCAAGCTAGAAAATGAAATCAAAGCTCTTAAGAAGCAAATAGCAAATATATATGAGCCATTAAAAGTGTTTAATAAGTTAGGAAAAGTAGAGATTGCTAACAAATTACGTAATGCTGGTTTTGCACCAAAAAAAGCCGAACAGATTGCAGAATCAGTAGAAAATGAGCGTAGCAAAGGGCAGTTTAAGTCATTAAATGATGTAGTGGAAAGAGTTAGAATCCCACATGGTAAAAAAATGAATAAAGCAATAAGCAGTGAAAAAATGCTTGAGATAGTTGATTTGTGGTCACAGAATTAG
- the ileS gene encoding isoleucine--tRNA ligase, whose protein sequence is MTETGSYKDTVNLPKTSFDMRANALKREPEIQKFWEENNIYDRLSQNNPGELFILHDGPPYANGSLHIGHALNKILKDIINRYQLLRGRKVRYVPGWDCHGLPIELKVLQNMKSAERQNLTPLQLRQKAKEFALATVDDQRQSFKRYGVWGDWDDPYLTLKPEYEAAQIGVFGQMFLKGYIYRGLKPVHWSPSSKTALAEAELEYPEGHTSRSIYAAFPVTGLAEAAKSVLGEYLPDLGVAIWTTTPWTIPGNLAVAVNADLKYAVVEVSAKDAETQTGFKYLIVAADLAERLSATLGIELTVKATFKGKDLEHITYRHPLFDRESPVVVGGDYITTESGTGLVHTAPGHGQEDYIVGQRYGLPILAPVDDNGNFTSEAGQFAGLNVLSDGNQAVIDALTAAGSLLKEEAYAHKYPYDWRTKKPTIFRATEQWFASVEGFREEALKAIASVKWIPAQGENRITPMVAERSDWCISRQRSWGVPIPVFYDEETGEPLLNEETINHIQAIIAEKGSDAWWELSVEELLPEPYRSNGCSYRRGTDTMDVWFDSGSSWAAVAKHRPELRYPADMYLEGSDQHRGWFQSSLLTSVAVNGIAPYKTVLTHGFVLDEQGRKMSKSVGNVVDPQVMIAGGKDQKKEPPYGADVLRLWVSSVDYTSDVRLGGNIIKQLNDVRGKIRNTARFLLGSLHDFDPEKDAIPLAELPELDRYMLHRITEVFKEVTEAFESFQFFRFFQTVQNFCVVDLSNFYLDVAKDRLYISAPNAFRRRSCQTVLKIALENLARAIAPVLCHTAEDIWQHLPYKTPYKSVFEAGWVQVEEAWLNPELGELWQTLRQLRTDVNKVLELARIEKLIGSSLEAKALIHIPNQQLGDAIKAFNPASGNGIDELRYLLLTSQVELLNSAEKLQGLKYTAQTEDWTIAVVNADGEKCDRCWNYSTHVGESKDHPLLCERCVSALAGTF, encoded by the coding sequence GTGACAGAAACTGGAAGCTACAAAGATACTGTAAACCTACCCAAGACTAGTTTTGATATGCGGGCGAACGCACTGAAGCGTGAGCCGGAGATTCAAAAATTTTGGGAAGAAAATAACATTTACGATCGCCTGTCGCAAAACAACCCTGGCGAATTATTTATACTACATGATGGGCCTCCCTACGCAAATGGCTCGCTTCATATTGGTCATGCCTTAAATAAAATTCTCAAAGATATTATTAATCGCTACCAACTGCTACGGGGGCGTAAGGTTCGTTATGTGCCTGGTTGGGACTGTCACGGCTTGCCCATTGAACTGAAAGTTTTGCAGAATATGAAGTCAGCAGAACGGCAAAATCTCACGCCTTTACAACTGCGGCAGAAAGCTAAGGAATTTGCTTTAGCAACAGTAGATGACCAACGCCAAAGTTTTAAACGTTATGGTGTTTGGGGTGATTGGGATGACCCTTATCTGACTCTCAAGCCAGAGTATGAAGCTGCTCAAATTGGCGTATTCGGGCAGATGTTCTTAAAAGGATATATCTATCGCGGTTTAAAGCCTGTTCACTGGAGCCCCAGTTCTAAAACTGCTTTGGCTGAAGCTGAGTTGGAATATCCAGAAGGTCACACTTCCCGAAGTATTTATGCAGCTTTTCCCGTTACAGGTCTTGCGGAAGCTGCAAAATCAGTATTAGGTGAATATCTGCCAGATTTGGGTGTCGCTATCTGGACAACCACACCTTGGACAATTCCAGGTAACTTGGCTGTGGCTGTGAATGCAGACCTTAAATATGCTGTGGTGGAAGTTTCGGCTAAAGATGCAGAAACGCAGACGGGATTTAAATATCTCATAGTTGCGGCTGATTTAGCAGAACGCTTATCTGCAACTTTGGGAATTGAATTAACCGTAAAAGCCACATTCAAGGGGAAAGATTTAGAACATATCACTTACCGTCATCCCTTATTTGACCGTGAAAGTCCGGTTGTAGTAGGTGGCGATTACATTACCACTGAGTCTGGTACAGGGTTAGTTCACACTGCCCCCGGTCATGGTCAAGAAGACTACATCGTCGGTCAGCGCTATGGTTTACCTATCCTTGCGCCAGTGGATGATAACGGCAACTTTACCTCAGAAGCCGGACAATTTGCGGGCTTGAATGTGTTGAGTGATGGAAATCAGGCGGTAATTGATGCGTTAACGGCTGCGGGTTCTTTGTTGAAAGAAGAAGCTTACGCCCATAAATATCCCTACGACTGGCGAACAAAGAAACCGACAATTTTCCGTGCTACCGAACAATGGTTTGCTTCTGTAGAAGGATTTAGAGAAGAAGCATTAAAAGCGATCGCTTCGGTAAAATGGATTCCAGCCCAAGGTGAAAATCGCATCACGCCAATGGTAGCGGAACGTTCTGATTGGTGTATCTCCCGTCAGCGTTCCTGGGGTGTGCCAATTCCCGTGTTCTATGATGAAGAAACTGGGGAACCACTGCTAAATGAGGAAACCATCAACCACATCCAAGCCATCATCGCCGAAAAAGGTTCCGATGCTTGGTGGGAACTTTCCGTAGAGGAATTATTACCCGAACCATACCGGAGTAATGGCTGTTCCTACCGCAGAGGTACAGACACAATGGATGTCTGGTTTGATTCTGGTTCATCTTGGGCTGCTGTCGCAAAACATCGTCCAGAATTGCGTTACCCCGCAGATATGTATTTGGAAGGTTCCGACCAACATCGCGGTTGGTTCCAGTCAAGTTTGCTCACCAGTGTAGCGGTGAATGGCATTGCACCTTACAAAACCGTGCTAACTCACGGCTTTGTACTGGATGAACAAGGCAGGAAAATGAGTAAATCTGTGGGGAATGTGGTTGATCCGCAGGTGATGATTGCAGGCGGTAAAGACCAGAAAAAAGAACCCCCTTACGGTGCTGACGTGTTGCGTTTGTGGGTGTCGTCGGTAGATTATACTTCCGATGTGCGTCTGGGTGGCAACATCATCAAGCAGCTAAATGATGTCCGAGGTAAAATTCGCAATACAGCGCGATTCTTACTAGGTAGCTTGCATGACTTCGACCCCGAAAAGGATGCAATCCCTTTAGCGGAGTTACCCGAACTCGACCGCTATATGTTGCATCGCATCACCGAGGTATTTAAGGAAGTCACAGAAGCCTTTGAAAGTTTCCAATTCTTCCGCTTCTTCCAAACGGTGCAAAATTTCTGCGTTGTGGATTTATCCAACTTTTATTTGGATGTTGCTAAGGATAGATTGTACATCAGCGCCCCGAACGCTTTCCGCCGTCGCAGTTGTCAAACAGTACTAAAGATAGCTTTAGAGAATTTAGCACGAGCGATCGCACCTGTGTTATGCCACACTGCGGAAGATATTTGGCAACATCTCCCCTACAAAACACCTTATAAATCAGTATTTGAAGCCGGTTGGGTGCAAGTAGAAGAAGCATGGCTAAACCCAGAATTAGGCGAGTTGTGGCAAACATTGCGACAACTCCGCACCGATGTCAACAAGGTGTTAGAACTAGCGAGAATAGAAAAACTCATCGGTTCTTCCCTAGAAGCGAAAGCTTTAATTCACATCCCCAACCAACAGTTAGGCGATGCAATCAAAGCTTTCAACCCTGCTAGCGGTAACGGTATTGACGAACTGCGGTACTTATTGCTGACTTCGCAAGTGGAATTATTGAATTCCGCCGAGAAACTGCAAGGATTGAAATACACAGCACAGACAGAAGACTGGACAATTGCTGTAGTAAATGCAGATGGCGAAAAATGCGATCGCTGTTGGAACTACTCCACCCACGTAGGAGAATCAAAAGACCATCCCCTACTCTGCGAACGTTGCGTTTCCGCCCTAGCAGGTACGTTTTAA
- a CDS encoding ParA family protein, with product MGYVIATANMKGGVGKTTITVNLATCLAKYHGKRVLVLDLDSQISATLSLMSPLEFAKRRKNRKTFRYLIDQVITPEPDAKLTIQDIVYPNVCKLPGLDLLPGDIDLYDEFVVSEMLHQQSVALGEQDFEMVWNRFERVLINNILKSVRQEYDFIILDCAPGYNLLTRSALACSDFYILPAKPEPLSVVGIQLLERRIGQLKDSHEHEAKIDIKMLGIVFSMSSSNLLTSRYYKQVMHRVVEDFGVEKICKNQIPIDVNVAKAVDSFMPAVLMSPQSPGSKAFLQLTQELLQKL from the coding sequence ATGGGATATGTAATTGCAACTGCAAATATGAAAGGTGGTGTCGGTAAAACCACCATTACAGTCAATTTAGCTACTTGTTTAGCTAAGTATCATGGCAAGCGGGTGTTGGTTTTAGATTTAGACAGCCAAATTAGCGCCACACTCAGTTTGATGTCGCCTTTGGAATTTGCCAAGCGTCGCAAAAACAGGAAGACATTTAGATATCTAATAGACCAAGTTATCACCCCAGAACCGGATGCTAAATTGACGATTCAAGATATTGTTTACCCTAATGTTTGTAAGCTGCCTGGATTAGATTTATTACCAGGAGATATCGATTTATACGATGAATTTGTTGTCTCTGAAATGCTGCATCAACAATCGGTGGCTTTGGGTGAGCAGGATTTTGAAATGGTTTGGAACCGATTTGAAAGGGTGTTAATTAATAACATCTTAAAATCAGTTCGCCAAGAGTATGATTTTATCATTTTAGATTGTGCCCCTGGCTATAATCTCTTAACTCGTAGTGCTTTGGCTTGTAGTGATTTCTATATTTTACCTGCTAAACCAGAACCATTATCTGTAGTAGGTATTCAATTATTAGAAAGACGTATTGGACAATTAAAAGATAGTCATGAACATGAAGCGAAAATCGATATAAAAATGCTGGGTATAGTATTTAGTATGTCGAGTTCAAATCTTTTAACTAGCAGATACTACAAACAAGTAATGCATCGCGTTGTGGAAGATTTTGGTGTAGAAAAAATTTGTAAAAACCAAATTCCCATTGATGTGAATGTGGCTAAGGCTGTTGATAGTTTTATGCCAGCTGTTTTAATGAGTCCGCAATCTCCTGGTTCTAAGGCATTTTTGCAGTTAACTCAGGAGTTGTTGCAGAAGTTATAG